The Petrocella atlantisensis genome has a window encoding:
- a CDS encoding DODA-type extradiol aromatic ring-opening family dioxygenase — protein sequence MHEEPSKNNGQVIYFSHGGGPLPLLKDASHDKMIQFMRELPNSIKKPDLIIVFSAHWEEDTVTIQSGMEPEMVYDYYGFPEAAYSIQYPCKGDHDQALKIAEIFKKNGIECRLDNHRPYDHGSYIPLSMMYPKADIPVLQISLHHSLDPLIHLSIGKALRPLLEENVLIIGSGFSFHNMKQFFLEGKNIEDPKNSEFQDKLIEVCCHEKNENKKWEDFINWESFPNARYCHPREEHLLPLLVCIGLSEDTGTKVFDNYILRKRATAFLWF from the coding sequence ATGCATGAAGAGCCTTCAAAAAATAATGGACAGGTTATATATTTTTCGCATGGTGGTGGTCCTCTACCCCTACTTAAGGACGCTTCTCATGATAAAATGATTCAATTTATGAGAGAGCTACCAAATAGTATTAAGAAACCGGACTTAATTATTGTTTTTAGTGCGCATTGGGAGGAAGACACAGTCACAATTCAGAGTGGTATGGAACCTGAGATGGTATATGATTATTATGGTTTTCCAGAAGCTGCATACAGCATTCAATATCCCTGTAAAGGAGATCATGATCAAGCCTTGAAAATAGCCGAGATTTTTAAGAAGAACGGTATTGAATGTCGCCTAGATAATCATAGGCCTTATGACCATGGTTCATATATTCCCTTAAGTATGATGTATCCTAAGGCGGATATACCTGTTTTACAGATTTCGTTACACCACAGTCTTGATCCGTTAATACATCTTAGTATTGGCAAGGCATTAAGACCACTTCTTGAAGAAAATGTTTTGATTATTGGTTCCGGGTTTTCGTTTCACAATATGAAACAATTTTTCCTTGAGGGAAAAAATATAGAAGATCCAAAAAACAGTGAGTTTCAAGATAAACTTATAGAAGTATGTTGCCATGAAAAGAATGAAAATAAAAAGTGGGAAGACTTTATAAATTGGGAAAGCTTCCCAAACGCAAGGTATTGTCATCCACGAGAAGAACATTTGCTACCACTATTAGTGTGTATTGGACTATCTGAGGATACTGGGACAAAAGTATTTGACAACTATATCCTGAGGAAAAGAGCTACAGCATTTTTGTGGTTTTAG
- a CDS encoding NAD(P)H-dependent oxidoreductase: protein MTITVFNFCTEDHYTEGKSIESVIQTLNETYGQEKTEIISVENAHVNDCVGCWKCWVKTPGVCVHNDDMIFYYEKIMASDKVVFLFPTSNGFLTGHVKTFIDRLIPLYHPYIDIIQGEMMHVYRYEKYPELEFYYEEDGLTSIENQIIEDYCYRMAHHFRITAGRWMLKEHKVIRKTLEHREPQQDMPWQALQRPNRGKVIIYNGSPRGKKSNSLILIQHIIEGMKSKGLLEDAYEVRHLALQKNHDLWAEDFWNHTRHIFVFPLYVHSMPGIVMKFFEKLTPLQEKDTVQMAFFVQSGFMESYQSTYLLPYLAHLPTRLNAVYGGTLIKGGMEGIQIRPENSLAKLINQIKELGASYIEKGVFDYEIVDEFKKPYKLTGTWKTIYKSLKWTGIMNFYWNMQLKKNGVMKKSFDQPYTPTE, encoded by the coding sequence GTGACTATTACCGTTTTTAATTTTTGTACAGAAGACCATTATACAGAAGGTAAATCAATTGAATCCGTTATACAAACACTCAATGAAACATATGGACAGGAGAAAACAGAAATAATATCAGTAGAAAATGCACACGTGAATGACTGTGTAGGATGTTGGAAGTGCTGGGTCAAGACACCTGGGGTTTGTGTGCATAATGATGATATGATTTTCTACTATGAGAAGATTATGGCCTCTGACAAAGTGGTATTTCTTTTCCCCACAAGCAATGGATTCTTAACCGGTCATGTAAAGACCTTTATAGATCGTCTCATTCCTTTGTACCATCCATATATTGACATTATTCAGGGTGAAATGATGCACGTTTACCGCTATGAGAAATATCCAGAACTGGAGTTTTACTATGAAGAAGATGGACTAACCTCTATTGAGAATCAAATTATTGAAGACTACTGTTATAGAATGGCACATCATTTCAGGATCACTGCCGGAAGATGGATGCTTAAGGAACATAAAGTTATTAGAAAAACCCTTGAGCATAGAGAACCGCAGCAGGACATGCCATGGCAAGCGTTACAAAGACCAAATCGTGGAAAAGTCATTATTTATAATGGTTCTCCTCGTGGTAAGAAAAGCAATAGTTTAATATTGATTCAGCATATCATAGAAGGTATGAAATCTAAAGGACTGTTAGAAGATGCATACGAAGTGCGGCATCTAGCCTTGCAAAAGAATCACGACTTATGGGCGGAAGATTTTTGGAACCATACCAGGCATATCTTTGTTTTTCCGTTATATGTTCATAGTATGCCGGGCATCGTCATGAAGTTTTTTGAAAAACTCACACCACTACAAGAAAAGGACACCGTTCAAATGGCTTTCTTTGTTCAGTCAGGTTTCATGGAAAGTTACCAGTCGACTTATTTATTGCCGTATCTTGCACATCTACCCACTAGGTTAAATGCTGTTTATGGTGGAACGTTGATTAAGGGCGGCATGGAAGGTATACAGATTCGACCAGAGAATTCCCTCGCCAAACTCATCAATCAAATCAAAGAGCTTGGAGCATCTTATATAGAAAAAGGTGTCTTTGATTATGAGATTGTAGATGAATTTAAGAAGCCTTATAAACTCACAGGAACTTGGAAGACCATATATAAATCACTTAAATGGACAGGTATTATGAACTTCTATTGGAATATGCAGCTTAAGAAGAACGGTGTTATGAAAAAGAGCTTTGATCAGCCTTATACGCCCACAGAATAA
- a CDS encoding 3'-5' exoribonuclease YhaM family protein, with product MRYLADVNEGDQIVDIYLCAEKQVLKTRAGKSYYSVRLQDKTGVGDGKIWDLNDGINSFGTGDYIKVDATVVSFQGSIQYNIKRVRVAQEGEYDPKDYIPATEYNVEEMYKEFVGYIEDMDDPWLKQLATNFFVEDKAFAKSFKAHTAAKTVHHAYMGGLLEHTLYMLRLCDFMTKQYPVLNKSILFSGCMFHDIGKLKELSEFPIIEYTDEGQLIGHIIIGIEWLSKKIDEIPKFPPTLANLLKHMIIAHHGELEYGSPKKPELIEAIALHYIDNMDAKMKTFTTLMNASSEQDDWLGYQRMFESNLRRTRY from the coding sequence ATGCGTTATTTGGCAGATGTGAATGAAGGCGATCAAATCGTCGATATATATTTATGTGCAGAAAAACAGGTACTAAAAACAAGAGCAGGGAAGAGTTATTATTCCGTGAGATTACAAGATAAAACAGGTGTGGGCGACGGTAAAATATGGGATCTAAACGATGGTATCAATAGTTTTGGTACTGGTGATTATATCAAAGTTGATGCAACGGTCGTAAGCTTTCAAGGCAGTATCCAATATAATATTAAACGTGTACGTGTAGCACAAGAAGGTGAATACGATCCAAAAGACTATATACCGGCAACAGAATATAATGTCGAAGAAATGTATAAAGAATTTGTTGGATATATCGAGGATATGGACGACCCTTGGCTAAAGCAATTGGCCACCAATTTCTTTGTAGAAGATAAGGCATTTGCCAAAAGCTTTAAGGCCCATACAGCGGCAAAAACTGTGCATCATGCCTATATGGGTGGCTTACTAGAACACACTTTATATATGCTTAGACTATGTGATTTTATGACCAAGCAATATCCGGTATTAAACAAAAGCATCCTGTTTTCAGGCTGTATGTTCCATGATATTGGTAAGCTCAAAGAATTGTCGGAGTTTCCGATTATTGAGTATACGGATGAAGGTCAACTCATTGGGCACATCATTATAGGTATTGAATGGTTAAGTAAAAAAATTGATGAGATTCCTAAGTTCCCACCAACCCTTGCCAATTTACTCAAGCATATGATTATTGCCCATCATGGCGAGTTGGAATACGGATCACCTAAGAAACCGGAGCTCATTGAAGCGATAGCCCTGCATTATATTGATAATATGGATGCAAAGATGAAAACATTTACAACCTTGATGAATGCTTCTAGTGAGCAAGATGATTGGCTAGGTTATCAGAGGATGTTTGAGAGCAACTTAAGAAGAACCAGATATTAG
- a CDS encoding MerR family transcriptional regulator, which produces MRIGQFAVQNNTSIDTIRHYMSMGLLVPEKQKAQYDFDENCAQDFHEITQLKQIGFTLSEIQQLILFRRIGKLTGYDRRLI; this is translated from the coding sequence ATGAGAATAGGACAATTTGCAGTTCAAAACAATACCAGTATAGATACCATAAGACATTATATGTCTATGGGATTACTGGTACCGGAAAAACAAAAGGCTCAATATGATTTTGATGAAAACTGTGCCCAGGATTTTCATGAAATAACTCAGCTTAAACAAATAGGCTTTACATTGTCTGAGATTCAACAATTGATTTTATTTAGAAGAATCGGCAAACTGACGGGTTATGATCGACGTTTGATCTAA
- a CDS encoding cupin domain-containing protein, producing the protein MKKFVFKDYFHEPEGKISKRMLSKSDNVIAFVLNIAKGEILPGHTHLTSTLFLQVMEGNAKVITDGNETSLQVGELMQVEGPESLQVINCGEEVLRLFVTISPMGSEAFATDANV; encoded by the coding sequence ATGAAAAAGTTTGTTTTTAAGGATTACTTTCATGAGCCAGAGGGGAAAATATCCAAACGTATGCTTTCAAAAAGTGATAATGTAATTGCGTTCGTTCTAAATATTGCAAAAGGTGAAATATTACCAGGACATACACATCTTACGTCAACGCTTTTCCTGCAAGTTATGGAAGGCAATGCAAAAGTTATAACCGATGGCAATGAAACCTCATTGCAAGTTGGAGAGTTAATGCAAGTTGAAGGACCTGAAAGCCTGCAAGTTATAAACTGTGGTGAAGAAGTATTACGTCTTTTTGTTACAATTTCACCTATGGGTTCAGAGGCTTTTGCAACGGATGCGAATGTTTAA
- a CDS encoding bifunctional diguanylate cyclase/phosphodiesterase, with product MFKNLKMQILFLFLLISVISLILFGAFTQYFGSRLLTASTLERSEFAVLAMKHEFEKGIDESYKVINVLEFTLLDYLKNNPPKDKDDIDLLMDWLEPTIRQQAQSQNQSKTAYIYMNPELYNYAIDIYYADQDGNGIVTRQSTLPNDYFASGPNALDDKSWWFGPIETQGDFWTQPYDWVLDNGETIRFISITRPIYYEGELFAVIGTDLAYEIIEKRVQDYAEYNLGTSFLLNTQGETMIPNNSLISRELFDEDHLLFTSELSNGWTLGMSTSKKQIYAPLWRFQQLLLIIGLAVMLCVSILSLWFSKSVTAPLKLIEHVINTAQGNLYAIDLPESLGKRKDEIGALARALDQMNRQLQTDLMTIEFKNLALNKEQSKRKNIETRLQLITKTLEHSDNGIFITDENYRILYTNKTFHSITGYQDQNLDLDLLTAGIHLTDKQKHILTTKGLLQGEFEQKRLGDMLYPMQLYITRIVDEATYYLGLFKDISEQKIKDQHLNYLRFYDFATQLPNKVLFQEKIDVLLQTNTESSYVCLLINIDNFRILNGLIGTEACDQLIKQFSDRLLQYEHPHDLIARTEGDEFGVFYQLDLDEIILNHLTFLKRHLTKPYLLNDELHYITVSFGFSCSPENGATAEKLHKNASIALNHAKNNGKNQIVKYEDAFESISAENYELLKHMRFALEQNELYLHFQPQINVHSKHVVGVEALLRWKHNDQLISPAQFIPLAEQTRLIIPIGEFVLKEAFKLAEDFYKSNTSIVVAVNISAVQLKWDFLFAQVMRLKQVYTFPNAFIEFEVTESLLITNEDEAIDVIKELKRMGFLITIDDFGTGYASLSYLKRFPFERIKIDRNFIKDYPQTDDGSIAKLIINLAKNLNIEIVAEGIETLDQLEFLKQHDCNIIQGFYFSKPLSKEDLFAYIHKLSLSNT from the coding sequence ATGTTTAAAAATCTAAAAATGCAAATACTTTTCTTGTTCCTTCTTATTAGCGTTATTAGCCTCATTTTATTTGGAGCCTTTACCCAGTATTTTGGCTCTCGTCTCTTAACTGCCAGCACTTTGGAGCGAAGTGAATTTGCCGTCCTTGCCATGAAACATGAGTTTGAAAAAGGGATTGATGAATCTTATAAGGTCATTAATGTCCTCGAGTTCACACTACTTGATTATTTAAAAAACAATCCACCTAAAGACAAAGATGATATTGACCTTCTGATGGATTGGCTTGAACCTACCATCCGGCAACAAGCTCAAAGTCAAAACCAAAGTAAAACTGCATATATCTACATGAACCCCGAGCTTTATAATTATGCTATAGACATCTATTATGCTGACCAAGATGGAAACGGTATTGTCACTCGACAGTCTACCTTACCTAATGATTATTTTGCATCCGGACCCAATGCTTTAGATGACAAATCCTGGTGGTTTGGGCCGATTGAGACCCAAGGTGACTTTTGGACACAACCTTATGATTGGGTTCTAGACAACGGAGAAACCATCCGTTTTATTTCTATAACACGACCCATCTACTATGAGGGGGAACTTTTTGCGGTTATTGGTACCGATTTGGCCTATGAGATTATTGAAAAGCGTGTCCAGGATTATGCCGAGTATAATCTTGGAACCTCATTTCTTCTAAATACCCAAGGCGAAACTATGATTCCAAATAACAGTCTTATCTCTAGAGAACTTTTTGATGAGGACCACCTTCTTTTTACCTCCGAGCTTTCCAATGGGTGGACACTTGGTATGTCCACTTCTAAGAAACAAATATACGCACCACTTTGGAGATTCCAACAATTGTTGTTAATCATCGGGCTGGCTGTTATGCTCTGTGTCTCCATACTATCTCTATGGTTTAGTAAAAGCGTCACTGCACCCCTCAAACTCATAGAACATGTGATTAACACTGCCCAAGGTAATCTATATGCCATTGACCTGCCTGAATCTCTGGGTAAACGAAAAGATGAAATCGGTGCATTGGCACGTGCTCTCGACCAGATGAATCGCCAACTTCAGACAGATCTTATGACGATTGAGTTTAAAAATCTCGCCTTAAACAAGGAACAATCCAAGCGTAAAAATATTGAAACCAGACTACAGCTTATAACAAAGACACTTGAGCATTCTGATAATGGCATCTTCATTACAGACGAGAACTACCGCATCTTATATACCAATAAAACATTTCACAGCATTACTGGTTATCAAGATCAGAACCTTGATTTAGATTTATTAACTGCCGGCATACACCTAACAGATAAACAAAAACATATACTTACCACCAAAGGCCTTTTACAAGGAGAATTCGAGCAAAAGCGTTTAGGTGATATGCTCTATCCTATGCAGCTGTATATCACAAGGATTGTTGACGAGGCTACTTATTATCTAGGTCTTTTCAAAGATATTTCAGAACAAAAAATAAAAGACCAGCATCTGAACTATCTTCGTTTCTATGACTTTGCCACTCAGTTACCAAATAAGGTCCTGTTTCAAGAAAAAATAGATGTTCTCTTACAAACCAATACCGAATCATCTTATGTCTGTCTCCTAATTAATATTGACAACTTCAGAATTCTTAATGGGCTTATCGGTACTGAGGCTTGTGATCAGCTCATCAAGCAGTTTTCCGACCGTTTGCTTCAATATGAACACCCGCATGACCTGATTGCTCGAACCGAGGGGGATGAATTCGGCGTTTTTTATCAACTTGATCTTGATGAAATTATCCTCAACCATCTTACTTTTCTCAAGAGACACCTTACTAAACCCTATTTGCTCAATGATGAATTACATTATATTACTGTAAGTTTCGGCTTTTCTTGCTCGCCCGAAAACGGTGCAACCGCTGAAAAACTGCATAAAAATGCAAGCATTGCCCTGAATCATGCAAAGAACAACGGTAAAAATCAGATTGTTAAATATGAGGATGCCTTTGAATCTATATCTGCTGAAAACTATGAACTCCTAAAACATATGCGTTTTGCACTTGAACAAAATGAATTGTATTTACATTTTCAACCGCAAATCAATGTACATAGCAAACACGTTGTTGGTGTTGAAGCCTTATTGCGTTGGAAGCACAATGATCAGTTGATCTCTCCGGCTCAGTTCATACCTCTCGCTGAGCAGACCAGGCTCATCATTCCTATTGGTGAGTTTGTTCTTAAAGAGGCTTTTAAGCTTGCAGAAGATTTCTACAAATCTAATACATCCATTGTTGTTGCTGTCAATATTTCTGCCGTGCAACTCAAATGGGATTTTTTATTCGCACAGGTTATGCGCTTAAAACAAGTCTATACCTTTCCTAATGCGTTCATTGAATTTGAGGTCACCGAAAGTCTTCTCATAACAAACGAAGATGAAGCGATTGATGTCATCAAAGAATTAAAGCGCATGGGCTTTCTCATCACCATTGATGACTTTGGCACAGGATATGCCTCCCTTAGCTACTTAAAACGTTTCCCCTTTGAACGTATTAAGATTGACCGCAACTTTATTAAGGATTATCCCCAAACAGATGATGGTAGCATAGCAAAGCTGATTATTAATCTAGCAAAAAACTTGAATATCGAAATCGTTGCAGAAGGCATTGAAACCTTAGATCAATTGGAGTTCTTAAAACAACATGATTGCAATATAATACAAGGGTTTTATTTCTCTAAACCTTTGTCCAAAGAAGACTTATTTGCCTATATACATAAACTAAGTCTTTCAAATACATAA
- a CDS encoding copper amine oxidase N-terminal domain-containing protein codes for MKKFNKVLAMLMIFVLTLGFSAVSYAEDTDLTSPDSEFEEEVTEDVDEDVDDEDEEDRSNGKGKSKEMKNAWKLEKQLLEQEKDQLEELKDSLEDQLDDLEAQLETAEEAGDTALIESLRAELEALKVEKDTYKMEMKNKLALMKQIARSKYTEEELSQLQEVYKSFNNQKNMRSIPVENVFFKNRDVKFDTPPVIKEGRTLIPVRAITEAMGATVTWNSEEKLVTIVKDGKTIVFDLLNNITYVNDVEATIDVPAGVMNNRTMVPLRFIAENLGLTVAWDEDAQTIEVDEDNTEDEVIEDTTEEDTTEEDTEVVDSEI; via the coding sequence ATGAAAAAATTCAATAAGGTATTAGCAATGCTTATGATTTTTGTATTAACACTTGGATTTTCTGCGGTATCCTATGCAGAAGACACTGACCTAACATCACCTGACAGTGAGTTTGAAGAAGAAGTGACAGAAGATGTAGATGAAGATGTAGATGATGAAGATGAAGAAGATCGTAGTAATGGAAAAGGCAAGAGTAAAGAAATGAAAAATGCTTGGAAGCTTGAAAAGCAACTTCTTGAACAAGAGAAAGACCAGCTAGAAGAATTAAAAGATAGTCTAGAAGATCAACTTGATGATTTAGAAGCACAACTTGAAACAGCGGAAGAAGCTGGTGATACAGCACTAATAGAAAGTCTGAGAGCTGAACTTGAAGCATTGAAAGTTGAAAAAGATACTTACAAAATGGAGATGAAGAATAAGCTTGCGCTTATGAAGCAGATTGCAAGAAGTAAGTATACAGAAGAAGAACTGAGCCAGTTACAAGAAGTCTATAAAAGCTTCAATAATCAGAAAAATATGAGATCCATTCCGGTAGAAAATGTATTTTTTAAGAATAGAGATGTCAAGTTTGATACTCCGCCGGTTATAAAAGAAGGTAGAACCCTTATTCCGGTTAGAGCTATAACTGAAGCTATGGGTGCTACCGTAACATGGAACAGTGAAGAGAAGCTTGTGACAATCGTAAAAGATGGCAAGACAATTGTTTTTGACTTATTAAACAACATAACCTATGTCAACGATGTAGAAGCTACTATTGATGTACCAGCAGGTGTAATGAATAATAGAACTATGGTGCCTTTAAGATTTATAGCAGAAAACCTAGGACTTACTGTTGCATGGGATGAAGACGCTCAAACGATAGAAGTTGATGAGGACAACACTGAAGATGAAGTAATAGAGGATACAACAGAAGAGGATACAACAGAAGAAGATACTGAAGTAGTCGATAGCGAAATATAG
- a CDS encoding tyrosine-type recombinase/integrase, whose amino-acid sequence MLLIARLGLRSSDVANLRFTNIDWENELIRLTQMKTGNPLELPLLQDVGEAMIHYLKGARPKSESDHVLSGRYRHTQNLTQELLVP is encoded by the coding sequence ATTCTATTAATTGCCAGACTTGGTCTACGTAGCAGTGATGTGGCAAATCTAAGATTCACCAACATAGATTGGGAAAATGAACTTATCCGGTTAACACAAATGAAAACAGGTAATCCCTTAGAGCTTCCACTTCTTCAAGATGTAGGAGAAGCTATGATCCATTATCTAAAAGGCGCACGACCAAAAAGTGAATCTGATCATGTTTTATCAGGCAGGTACCGCCATACACAGAATTTAACCCAGGAGCTGTTGGTGCCCTAG
- a CDS encoding cation diffusion facilitator family transporter: protein MHNQDVIDEIRNSEARKVTWVGFFVNTVLTITKIGAGILGHSSAMIADGIHSLSDFFTDIVVLVGFKFTEKPADEGHSYGHEKYETFATVIIGLVLFFAGFGILQKGVINVYGVLVENEIIARPGIIAVLAAIISIITKEMLYRYTKGVGEKIKSPAVIANGWHHRTDAFSSIGTLFGISCAYFLGEKWTILDPITAILVSMFIIIVAIKIMVPAVNELLEASLNEDEIKYITNLFDASIDVLNYHNMRTRRIGNKVAIEAHLQFDKDISLYDAHAVSDALEQKLRYYFGRRSIITFHLEPNKASDSDSIMVRLINQ, encoded by the coding sequence ATGCACAATCAAGACGTAATTGATGAAATACGAAATAGCGAAGCAAGGAAGGTGACGTGGGTTGGATTTTTTGTTAATACGGTACTGACAATCACTAAAATAGGAGCAGGAATATTAGGGCATAGTTCTGCTATGATTGCAGATGGTATCCATTCACTCTCTGACTTTTTTACAGATATTGTTGTGCTCGTTGGTTTCAAATTCACAGAAAAACCTGCAGATGAAGGGCATAGTTACGGACATGAAAAATATGAAACATTTGCAACTGTTATTATTGGATTAGTATTGTTTTTTGCTGGCTTTGGAATTTTACAAAAAGGTGTAATAAATGTTTATGGTGTTTTGGTAGAAAATGAAATTATAGCCAGACCCGGTATAATAGCAGTATTGGCTGCGATAATCTCAATTATCACAAAAGAAATGTTATATCGTTATACAAAAGGCGTAGGAGAGAAAATAAAGTCTCCAGCAGTTATAGCGAATGGTTGGCATCATCGAACAGATGCGTTTTCTTCTATTGGAACACTTTTTGGAATAAGTTGTGCCTATTTCTTAGGAGAGAAATGGACAATATTGGATCCTATCACAGCCATATTGGTCAGTATGTTTATCATTATTGTTGCCATTAAAATCATGGTGCCTGCAGTAAATGAGTTATTAGAAGCATCCCTTAATGAAGATGAGATAAAGTATATAACCAATTTATTTGATGCATCGATAGATGTTTTGAACTATCATAATATGAGAACGAGACGTATAGGGAATAAAGTGGCTATTGAAGCACATTTGCAGTTTGATAAAGACATTTCATTATATGATGCACATGCAGTCTCAGATGCTCTTGAGCAAAAATTGAGGTATTATTTTGGAAGAAGAAGCATTATCACTTTTCATTTAGAGCCCAATAAGGCATCAGATAGTGATAGTATTATGGTTAGACTAATAAACCAGTAA
- the rlmD gene encoding 23S rRNA (uracil(1939)-C(5))-methyltransferase RlmD encodes MSKVKAPVVKNEVYEMVVDDIGVNGEGIGKVEGYTLFVDGGLPGETVLTKVVKVGKNFGFGKLESIQVPSPDRVIPICKVASQCGGCQLQHLSYEGQLKFKQNKVDQLIKRIGKLSDIQVEPVIGMDEPYYYRNKVQYPVRQEGGRVKIGFYAKRSHRIVETDICYIQDQRNEEVKALILDWMTQNGISAYNEETHKGFLRHIVTRHAHSTKLMHVTLVINGRRLKASEGLIARLTKLDYISGISVNINKEVTNVIMGEQLLHVYGDTHIEDTIDDVKFHISPLSFFQVNPVQTEKLYAKVIEFAGLTGEETVMDIFCGIGSISLLLAKKAKKVIGVEVVEAAIEDALHNADINGINNVEFYTGKAEEVIPRLYDELKMRADIIVVDPPRKGCEEVLLEAMVRINPKRIVYVSCDPSTLARDLKYLAEKGYKVDQVQPLDMFPQGVHVETIVLVTKVD; translated from the coding sequence ATGTCGAAAGTAAAGGCACCAGTGGTAAAAAATGAAGTATATGAGATGGTGGTTGATGATATTGGTGTTAACGGTGAAGGCATCGGCAAAGTGGAAGGTTATACTTTATTTGTCGATGGCGGTTTGCCAGGTGAGACAGTTCTTACCAAGGTTGTTAAAGTCGGTAAGAATTTTGGTTTTGGGAAGCTTGAGTCCATCCAGGTACCCTCCCCGGATAGAGTTATACCTATATGTAAAGTGGCAAGTCAGTGCGGCGGCTGTCAACTCCAGCATTTATCCTATGAGGGCCAGTTGAAGTTTAAGCAAAATAAAGTAGACCAATTGATTAAAAGAATTGGGAAATTAAGCGACATACAAGTGGAACCGGTTATAGGTATGGATGAGCCCTATTATTACCGAAACAAAGTTCAATATCCGGTTAGGCAAGAAGGTGGTCGTGTAAAAATCGGCTTTTACGCCAAACGCAGTCATAGAATAGTGGAAACGGACATCTGTTACATACAAGATCAGCGTAATGAAGAAGTCAAAGCCCTCATCTTGGATTGGATGACACAAAACGGTATATCCGCCTATAATGAAGAAACACATAAAGGCTTTTTAAGACATATTGTAACAAGACATGCTCATTCTACAAAGCTTATGCATGTGACATTGGTCATTAACGGCCGACGCTTAAAAGCCTCAGAAGGTCTAATAGCAAGATTAACCAAGCTGGATTATATATCCGGTATCAGTGTGAATATCAACAAAGAAGTCACCAATGTCATCATGGGGGAACAATTGCTTCATGTGTATGGTGATACCCATATTGAAGATACCATAGATGATGTCAAGTTCCACATATCACCCTTATCCTTCTTCCAAGTTAATCCGGTTCAGACAGAAAAACTATATGCAAAAGTCATTGAGTTTGCAGGACTAACGGGTGAAGAAACAGTCATGGATATTTTTTGTGGTATTGGTAGCATATCTCTTTTACTGGCAAAAAAAGCCAAAAAAGTCATTGGCGTAGAAGTGGTTGAAGCAGCGATAGAAGACGCACTTCATAATGCGGATATCAATGGTATAAACAATGTCGAATTCTATACAGGCAAGGCAGAAGAAGTCATACCAAGGCTTTATGATGAATTAAAGATGCGAGCAGATATCATCGTTGTGGACCCACCAAGAAAAGGCTGTGAAGAAGTACTGCTAGAAGCGATGGTCAGGATTAATCCCAAACGCATTGTCTATGTATCTTGTGACCCTTCAACACTGGCAAGAGACCTTAAGTATCTTGCAGAAAAAGGTTATAAAGTAGATCAAGTTCAGCCCCTTGATATGTTTCCTCAAGGCGTGCATGTGGAGACGATTGTCTTAGTGACCAAAGTGGATTAA